One Chlamydiota bacterium DNA segment encodes these proteins:
- the def gene encoding Peptide deformylase, whose amino-acid sequence MKRKIYYYGHPCLRKKSHAVEKITPEIKQICQDMLDTVHFHKSSIGLAAIQLDINYRIFIVRYFTRDEKGEVILQEPTLFVNPKLSHPSKGTNIDREGCMSFPEVYESVERPNSVTIEAMDMEGKSFKQELTGYSARQVMHENDHLNGVLFIDRVSKKRKKELEPLLRKLKILYKTHNAS is encoded by the coding sequence ATGAAGCGTAAAATCTACTATTATGGTCATCCATGTCTTAGAAAAAAATCCCATGCTGTAGAAAAAATCACCCCCGAAATTAAGCAGATTTGTCAAGACATGCTCGATACGGTGCATTTTCACAAAAGTAGCATCGGGCTTGCAGCGATTCAACTTGACATCAACTATCGTATTTTTATTGTACGTTATTTTACAAGAGATGAAAAAGGCGAGGTGATTTTACAAGAGCCTACGCTATTTGTTAATCCAAAATTAAGCCATCCATCCAAAGGGACCAACATCGATCGAGAAGGGTGCATGTCTTTTCCAGAAGTGTACGAATCGGTTGAAAGACCCAATAGCGTCACCATAGAGGCGATGGATATGGAAGGAAAAAGCTTCAAACAAGAACTCACAGGCTATTCAGCAAGGCAAGTGATGCATGAAAATGATCACTTAAATGGAGTTTTGTTCATCGATCGTGTGTCAAAAAAGCGTAAAAAAGAGCTCGAGCCTCTTTTGCGCAAACTCAAGATCCTCTATAAAACACACAACGCATCCTAA
- the secG gene encoding Protein-export membrane protein SecG, which produces MIFYYTILTIFLVLAALLILIIMLQEGKNLGLGATFGADSQDSVFGIQTAQILKKITASMAFVFMFLCVILSFWTAQIGHKQTTLNQTQIEKSAEQNEA; this is translated from the coding sequence ATGATTTTTTATTACACTATTTTAACAATTTTTTTGGTTCTTGCGGCTCTGTTGATTTTAATCATTATGTTGCAAGAGGGAAAAAATCTTGGTTTGGGAGCCACTTTTGGTGCCGATTCTCAAGATTCTGTGTTTGGAATTCAAACGGCGCAAATTTTGAAAAAAATTACAGCTTCCATGGCATTTGTCTTTATGTTCCTTTGTGTGATCCTATCGTTTTGGACAGCTCAAATTGGACATAAGCAAACAACGCTTAATCAAACACAGATAGAAAAATCTGCAGAGCAAAATGAAGCGTAA
- the pgk/tpi_1 gene encoding Bifunctional PGK/TIM: MREKPLIVANWKMHHTITSSMEFVEKLLNGWTKVKTHVGIAPPFTSIQALNILSNQNFLLGAQNIHENQSGAFTGEISSQMCREAGCDFVILGHSERRKYFFETDEIVCKKIHSALFSQLKPLVCVGESLGEKNSGKTIEVVSNQLKKAFNEVENALARSLMIAYEPIWAIGTGRAADPLEVEHIHEEIRSMLATFWTKDIANQIPILYGGSVNDDNIRDFLKYPDVDGALVGGASVKFDAFFNMVTKEYK, encoded by the coding sequence ATGAGAGAAAAACCTTTAATTGTTGCAAATTGGAAAATGCACCACACCATCACCTCGTCCATGGAGTTTGTGGAAAAACTCCTCAATGGGTGGACAAAAGTAAAAACCCACGTGGGTATTGCTCCTCCTTTTACATCGATTCAAGCACTCAATATCCTAAGCAATCAAAATTTTTTACTAGGCGCTCAAAATATTCATGAAAATCAAAGTGGAGCATTTACCGGTGAAATCTCTTCGCAAATGTGCAGGGAAGCGGGATGTGACTTTGTCATTTTAGGGCATAGCGAAAGAAGAAAATATTTTTTTGAAACCGATGAGATTGTGTGTAAAAAAATCCATTCTGCGCTCTTTTCTCAACTCAAGCCCTTAGTATGTGTAGGGGAGTCTTTGGGGGAGAAGAATAGCGGCAAAACAATCGAAGTTGTCTCTAATCAATTAAAAAAAGCATTTAACGAAGTGGAAAATGCCCTGGCGCGTTCTTTAATGATTGCCTACGAGCCGATTTGGGCCATTGGAACAGGCCGGGCAGCAGACCCTTTAGAGGTCGAACATATCCATGAAGAGATTCGTTCAATGCTCGCCACTTTTTGGACAAAAGACATTGCAAATCAAATCCCCATTTTGTATGGTGGTTCTGTCAATGATGACAACATAAGAGACTTCCTAAAATACCCCGATGTCGATGGGGCTTTGGTGGGAGGGGCTTCTGTCAAATTTGACGCTTTTTTTAACATGGTAACAAAAGAATATAAATGA